Part of the Emys orbicularis isolate rEmyOrb1 chromosome 10, rEmyOrb1.hap1, whole genome shotgun sequence genome is shown below.
cggctgtatcctctctctgccatggctttagagatcttctcgtagatctttgcattccttcttttggagcgcagctctgaaagcacggactcatcgccccacacagcgatgagatccaagacttcccgatcagtccatgctggggccctctttctattagattgcacggccatctctgctggagagctctgcatcgttgccagtgctgctgagctctccacgctgtccaaacagaaaatgagattcaaactgcccagacaggaaaaggaattcaaattttcccggggcttttcctgtgtggctggtcagagcatccgagctcgaagtgctgtccagagcgtcaacagagtggtgcactgtgggatagctcccggagctattaccgtcgatttccatccacacctagcctaattcgatattgccatttcgaatttagcgctactcctctcgttttcgaggagtacagaagtcgaatttaagacagctctatgtcgaattaaatagcttcgtggtgtggacgggtgcggggttaattcgatgtaacggcgctaaattcgatataaactcctagtgtagaccaggcctaagacaaaatataataccactatataaatccatggtacacccacaccttgaatacagtGTGCAATTTTGGAAAACTGGAAAAGAataactaagaggggatatgataaagatctagaaaatcatgactgatgaggagaaagtgaataaggaagtgttatttactccttctcataaccagggccaatcgggggggggggggtaggagggccatttggcctgggcctcaagctcaaaggggacctcaaatttagacacttgttaatttttttggcatttgataagtttcacaacttgtttttatgcgcatccctatcagaccaaaatgtgacacactcatcttagagctgcaaatttaagtaaataagagatgtgatttggtaaaagacatctttttttgttaactgatatagatttgtcatattaaaagttaaaaatattcataaatattaatatattggttctgatggcacaagattagaccgtgatgaacgtgtcctctcagatcagctgattatataaacaaaccactactagtggctggtgctggatcaagaGCATGTTGAAAGGTATAGAATtcttacattttagtgtctttatagttttacatctagttgactaaggaattatttatgtgtgagaattcctcattattatcttcatatggtagctaaaagaggtgactggttggttggttgagccctagcttggtagcttggccatcatcataggctttcgtagtctataggcccagattcaaggtgaacatttgtgaggacaatcttgtacagtgagttttGTGAGGACAcaagtttgaaatttttggacattatccctctgtctgtatccgTGTCTgggtttactatatatatatgtcatccctttgtcttcagtTCAGCCTGTTATATTATAACTTGCGTGCTTGAGTTTTAATTCAGTGATGAGGATAATAAcctgactgtttcattttgtgttcttaattgGTATTCCTTCATTTTAAGTCTTTTCACcatttgtgtacatgtttacagTATAAGATTTCAAGCGTAGACAAgctacttatttacagcagaagatttcaagtgtggatagctACATATTTACTTTAGAACATTTCAGGTGTAAATAGGCTACTTATTTACAGTAGAGCATTTCAAGTTTGGATAAgctacttatttacagcagaaCATTTCAAATATGGTTGGCTACATGtttcagctcagtggtttgagcattggcctgctaaatccagggttgtgagctcaatccttggggggccatttagggatctggggcaaaaatctgtcatggtacttggtcctgttgtgaaggcaggggactggactcaatgacctttcaaggtcccttccagttctatgagataggtatatctccatataataaaaaCAGCTATGAAAGACATTTTGTAGTTAGCTtgcattgtattttttaaattgtgatttacTTTTTTCTAGAGTCCTTGTTCCTCCTTTCCACCTTTTTCTCCACTTTTGCCTGACTCATTTTCGTAATTTGTATATCATCTGTGAGCTCCCTCTGAaactctttttttggtgccttattttgttttcatgtgtcgtcatttttattatggctaggggcctcaaaatcTGGAAGTGGCCCacgcctctctggacctctgaaaGGGCctgctcataacacaagaactaggggtcacccaatgaaattaataggcagcaggtttaaaacaaaagggagtgtttcttcacataacacacagtcaacctgtagaactcatacTAGggcatgttgtgaaggtcaaaactataaggGGTTTCAAAAAAGAGttaggttcatggaggacagatccatcaatagctattcggcaagatgggcagggacacaaccccattctCTGAATGgctctagcctctgactgccagaagctgggactggatgacaggggatggatcacttgataactgccctgttctgttcatgccctctgaagcacctggcattggccaccatcAGAagtcaggatcctgggctagatggactgttcTTGtactggagggaggctgggaacCAGCTTGCCAGGAGCTGTTCCCTGACTCAGCTTGTCCCTCATGCTCTGGCTCGGCTTCCCGCCATGCCAGGAGGGCCCAATGTCCCCAGCAGTGGGGGAGCCAACCAGGCATCAGCTGAACCCCAAGGGCGATGCTCACCTGCCGTGGAATCCACGTTCTCCCACGCCGCAGCGCCACCCAGCACGTCATCCACCTCCTTCAGCTTCGGGTACTTCCGGCTGCTCACCTGTGAGGCACACAGGGCGTGAGGCTCCAGCCGGCCCCAACCCGGATTTCACCCAGGCAGCCTGGGTGGGAAGTACCTCCGTCCATGGCATGAGCCCCGCCCACAACGGCCCCGCCCCGCAACgaccaactccgcccccagcaGACCCCTCAggccaggccccgccccgcccccagcagacCACTCAGGCCACGCCCCCaggctctgattggttgctctgCCCCAGGAGGCGGGCTTTAAGGGCTGGCAATCCCCGCCCACCGAAGCACAGGCCTCGCCACGGGAGGCGGCAGCACGGGGGCGCTGCCACCAGCGGGGGGGGTTACCTTGCGCGTGACGTTGCGCACGTAGGGACACGTGGTGCAGGCGAAGCGGTGGCATCTCGCGCCTTCTTCGGCCACCAGCACGTTCCCGCAAGCCGGGCAGAACAGCAGCATTTCCGCTTCCGGGTCACGTCGCAGCCCGCCTCTTCTCTTCTCCGGCACACAGGAAGCCCCGCCCGCGCTCAGGCCCCGCCCTCCTGGCGAACCGCGAGCTGATGGCGGAGCCGGGCcccgaggaggaggagctggcgcACGCCGAGGTGCTCGAGCTGTTCCAGGAGGGGCTGGCCCGCCTCGTGCAGGACCCGCTGCTCTGCGACCTCCCCGTGCAGGTGCCGCTCGCCCCCCGCGCGGAGCCCCGTCGTCCTAGCAGCGCCCAGCCCCGCCCTCACCGGCATTGTGCCGCGTcactgcgtgcccccccccccccccaccgctctggGGCGAGCTGGACAGGAGCTGGGGGGCGTGTCCCGAGCCCATGTGACTGCCGGGGTCAGGGCCCTGGAGAAAGGGGGTGGTTGGGTGCGAGTTGTGGGGTGCGCAGGGCCctagaaattcggcggcggggggtgcAGAGCCCTGCAGAATGGGTGGTTTGCTGTAgggcggggcagggccctgcaggggtgcaggtgggttcagggCATGGGCAGTcatgggggggcagagccctcgagaaaggggggtgggtgggggagaaaaagCCCGGGAGAAATGGGGGTGAGAGGGCAGGGCTGTGGAGGTGCCGGGGGTGTGGATTGGGGGCAGGGTatgggggggcagagccctggggtggggaggaggcgggcAAGAGGGCAGAGCCCCATGGCTGCAGGTATCAGACGCTTTGAGTCACACCACTCAGAGTGCTAACAGGGCTGTGTGGAGCAAGATACACCTGGTGGTTCATCTGTGTTTAACTTTCTGGACAGGTTACCGTGGAGGAAATCAATTCTCAGATTGCGCTGGAGTATGGCCAAGCCATGACTGTGCGGGTGTGCAAGGCGGATGAAGAAGTTATGCGTAAGTCCCTGACATGCTTCTCGCCCCACCCCCGGCGCCCTATGCTGACTGTCGGGGTTGTGTTGGGagtctctctgggtatgtctacactgcaataaaaagttCACCGCACTGAGTCTGAGTCCAGGTCAGTTGCCTCTGGCTTGcatggctcaggctgtggggctaaaaattgcagcatagacgtTCAGGCTCAAACTGGAgcatgggctctgagacccacccttcTTGTGTGTGGGTGCCTCCACAGATGCCCGTGctatgggtcttttattgcagagtagacatatcaTCTAAGATCACACTGATGGCCTGTCACAGATCACTGGCCAGATCTTTGACCTAAAGTGAAGGGAGGGGCTACAAGCCAGGAGAAGTGGGTCTGCTCCCATGTGCTACTTCAGGGGTTGTGTAGGGCCTGCCCCTACATAGATGTATTTGTCATGTTAAATGGCACACATGCAGGGACCGTGCTGAATCATCTCCCTTGAAAATCTCAGGCTCATCTTAGAGCTCTGGAGCATTGGTCAGTCAGAAGCTGGAGCGGGGGGAGAGTGGTAGAGCTAGCTGGGGTAGTTGCTCGCAGTTAAGTGGCACTGGGCATGTGTGCAGCCTCCTACTGAAGCCAGGCTGAGGTGGGGTTAGATCTGGGGAGGACACTGAGACCAAGGTTCAGTTCCCACATCTTCTTTTGCCACTTGATCTAGTGCCTACCCCACCACTTAGCTCACTGTGAGGTGACCTTCCCTAGCCAGTGTAGGGGTGGCATTATGGGCTCTGGGGAGGAATTCCATGCTTGGTGAAAGAAGGCTATCTGCAGGGGCTGGGTTTTGAATGGGATCAGAAGGTTGAGGAGGAGTTCTAGGAAATTCAATCCAGAACACTTAAGTATTGAGCCAGCTAGTAAGCCAATGCAGCGGGTGTTGTGTCTGAGGTTGGGCAAACCCTTCCACATGGCACCCTACCATGGTGATATTGTGAAGGGTGCTAGATTGGTAAACTCCTTGTCATGCAGGGCTCTGAATGCTGCCAGCAGGGTATCGGAGTGCTGTAGCTTAGTGCCTTCTCAACAGGCCCATGCAGCCCAAACCATATTCTGAGTCCGACGCACAGGGGCCTAAAATGCTGTGATGCAATAAAGTAAAAAAACCTCCTGTGTGATACAGCCAGGCAGACTCATCCCTACCTCACTTCTCACCAGCTGCCAAGCTGGCTTTGTATCATCCAgttcccagccctgtgcagtTGTGGCACAGGCTTTTGGATTGGAGCATTAAGGAAAGCCAGTCCTAGTGTTGCTCTTTATTCTCCACAAATAGCACAAAGCAACTCCACTTAAAGTGCAGCTTCCAACAGGTGAGGGCGGGGTCTGGGAGCTGGAGTTCTGCCTCCCTTCGGACTGCATCTCTGGGACTATTGCCAGGTGACAATCTTTTCCCTTTTAGCTGTAGTAGTGGTACAGAATGCCAGTGTCCTGGACCTGAAGAAAGCCATCCAGCGATATGTTCAGctgaagcaggagcgggaagGGGGCATACAGCAAATTAGCTGGTGAGTTGGGGGCTCCCCAGGGGAAAGAGGGTGCTATGGGCAATCTGATGCACCTTGATACTACCGTTTCTCCTACAACAAGAGGAGTGTAAAGCAGCCACCCACACAATcctgttcatttccttttgtctctgaggcGCGTAAATCCTGGCCTTCATTTGTGTAATTGACCCAAGAGACATAATTGCAGGTGGAGTCCCTTGTAAAGCACATGTGGGGCACTAAGAGCCTGAAGGCCCTAGCTGCTCAGTCACTCCACTCTGGACTGACCTGTGATAGCTGGGAACAGAGCAGTGGAAGGGCAGGCCACATACAGAGCAGGATTTCACTCCTTTCATATTTCGGGTACCTCAGGGAGCAGCACTTGCGCTCACTGAGTCATGTTCATTGCTGTCCCCTCTGTGCTGTCATCGTTATTCTCTGATCCTTTGTGGgttgctgctgttcctgctgccctctgttaAGTTACAGTATTTTGCCTTTACAGGACCTACGTATGGAGAACGTATCACTTAACCTTTGCTGGAGAGAAAATGACAGATGACAAAAAGAAGCTGCGAGAGTAAGTAGCAGGATTTTTCTATCTTCACTGAGCTTGTTGGGACTAGAAAGAGGCCTGGCTTGATCCAAGTTGTCAGATTGCATGTCTGTAAAACGTTTATGCGTGCAGGGCTGGTCTTGTCCCTTTGATTCTGGTTAGATTTTCCAATGGAAAGCTTGAGAAGTGTGACTGCATTGCCTCATGGAGTGCTCCCAGGGTTGGTGTCATGGGAGTGAACTAGCTGCACGTCTCTCCCTGACCTGGGGTCAGGCACGTGTTTTCTCCCTGGGGGAATCTGTGACCAGTGAGACTGACCAACAGCCTCCTTAAAACAATGTTTTTAGCTAACCACTGCAACAAAGCAATGAGAGAAAGGGAGATTTTGTAACAATAAACAGCCAACACGCGTATTGAGTCTCATCTAGTCTTATGATTTTCTATATGCTCAGACAGGCTTTCCTCTTCAGTTACAGGAACAAAACGGAAGCCACTTCTATTCCTCTAGCCGGCCCAGAACCTCCTGTGTCTTTGGGTTTCCCATTTGGGTTCCCTGTTGTTCAGACTATTCCCACAAAAGTGGGCTAGAACCATTAAGGCTACTTCTCTGGCTTGGTCTCTTAATGAACCTCAGCGGAGGTGACTTGGTGACTATTAGTAAGGGGTTCTCTTAGAAAGCCCTCTCTCCATAGGTTGGTCAGCTCCGCTATGCAGGGTGAAAGATCCTGCCCCACTTACGATACACCACTGACAGATCTAGATCCaacatttataattattattaaagggaccccccacccctcatgTCTCAGTCCCTGTTTCTCATTCTCTGGGCTGTCCTCATAGTGTGTATAACAATACAATATGTTGACTTGATGTTTCGAAGTCAGCAAACCTTGAAGTTCAACAGAGCAGCCATGAGTCCTTTCTCCTGGTGAAAAGCTATTTCCCTGATTCGCAGTTACCGAGAGTAGGTTCTGCATTTCCCAGGCTATTGCTGTTTCCAGAGCACCAACCACAGGTATGCATGGTGCTTCCCAGATAAATATGACAAACACTCTGCCCTGTGGGGCTCAGTTTAAATTAGCCTGACAACACCATAGATGCCAACAGACCAAGGGAAAAAGAGGCAGGGGAGTTATTTTTCCTCAGGGAGCAGTGTGCATGTGTGGTGGTGATGGGGCTGGGAGGGCAGAAATTAGCTGAGACGAGGGGTGAGTCAGTCTTTTTTTCTGTTGTGATTTAACGGGCAGTGAGGCATCCAGGATAAGATgaggacagggagcagagcaAGGACAGAaccctgggatgggggagggagccgTGCCACTGGTTGAGAGGCTGAAGGGAGAGGTAGGATGGGAGTCATGATAACAGGCAGGAAGTGAAGAGTAGAAGGCAGCAGGCATACCAAGGATGAGAGTGGAAAACAGGCTCCTGGCCCTGCTCAGTGGTATGTCACTGGGGATCTAAGTAAAGAAGTTTACAAACCATCCcagctctacacacacacagtaacatGAGGAGAAGGGAGCAGCGCCAGCACCTGCTGCATTCTCTAGCTATTACACACACTCTGGCACTGGGCACACTGGAGCCAATCAGATTGGACGAAGAAAATTGGCAACCTCCGTGCACAGACTGAAGGGAAAAGGCTTGTCTCctaaatactgtgtacagattgGTGGGTGCAAGAAATGCCTTCGctacaaaaaaaccaaccctccagccccctccccaccaacacTGCTGTGCATGCATGATTCTCCCACTGGGGACAGGATGAGAGAATGAGGTGCATGTGATAGATGTTAGTCATGTAACTTAATGCATTGCATGACTGCAGGTCCTGAGTTACTGCAGTGATGGGGTGGGAAGCTGGATAAATGGAATAGAATTCTCTGGTCACAGGACTATTTGGGGTCCTGCCAATAACACGGGGGCCATGTCTCTCCTTTAAAGCATGGACGCTGCCAGGTGAGGAGGAGTGTGTGGGCTGGGGGCATATAAAGGTTTGTTCCTGGGCATATAACAGCATAACTCTCTATGCAGGTACGGCATCAGAAATCGCGATGAGGTCTGCTTTATAAAGAAGCTTCGAAAGTGACCTGTAAGGTATGTCCTAAAGCTTCCTGCACACATTCTGTAAGCCTATATCTTCATTAATCCAGGACCATAGTGCTTGTGCTCATGGAGGCCAGCGCTGCAACTCTCAACTCCTGGAGTGCTCAGAATTGTTGCTGTATCCCAATCACGTTCAGCCGCTTGGCTTGTCCTACTACATTTCCAGGTCTCAGTCACATAGGCTGGAATGAGACCGAGTGGGCAGACATGCTTCATTGTTAGGCACTGCGGCTGTTACTGATATCAGTGGGATTAGTTACCTCCCCCCAATAGTATTTTACAGCTAATAAATACTGTTCTCTGAAGTAGCACTTTAATTTATAGTTAATGATTAATTCAGTGCTTATATAAACCACATAGCAAGAACACAACTAAATCAACCTACATGTTGAAAGCAGTGGAAACAACTGGTTCAGGTATTTAATAAATCACCCACTGTCAATGGAGTTCATGCATTTGGTTAATGTTGAtacggttaaaaaaaaattcttgactCATTTCCCAGATATCTTTAATTCTGAGCCACAAGATTATAGTAGAACAGCAGTTCTAGTTCAGTTAAGGTCAAGAGTCACCTACTGTTTAAAACACACCTATTCTAAATACTCTAAAATCCACAGGGCGACTTGAATTGTTAGAAATTTCTGTGCCTCGTGGAGACGGGTGCATTCAGGGTAGGGTTAGTGGTCCAAATTTGGTGTCGTTTGAGGAAAGGGTCCCCTCCCTAAATATCAGCTGTTTACAAAAATCATctgggtttttatttgttttttgttgttgttttgttttgttttgcccatACTCGGGGCTCAGACTTGCTTCTTTATAAAGCAGACCTCATCCTGATTTTTTGATGCCGTACTTGGAGAGAATTATGCTGTTATATGCCCAGGAACAAACGCTTTTCTATCACCCAAACTGGTGTTGCCCCCCCAGTTGTATCCCCTACCCATGTGGGGAATCAGTATTGAAAAACTTACTGAGTAAAGTACACTACTCCAGCATGGGTTGGCCCAAAGAGTAAAATGCATAAGGGCAGCAATCCTAGGGCTCTGCTGAAACCAGAGAGTTTGCAGGCAGACTGTTGCGATAGTAACTGGGTGGCTCAAGGGGTCATGCTGTGGAAATTGAACCTGAGCTGCACCCATGTACTGAGAGTTTGAGCCCTTCCCTTGGCAGCTGTCCGAGAATGCATGTTGTACACACTAGTTGCTCTCTACCTGCATTCTGCAGGGATCCTTTTGAAAGTTTGGCCCTGAGACCAACATTTCTGGTTGAAGAGCAATATTGtcaagtgctctaaaatccacatgcggCCTCGGTTTTAGTTTAGAAGTATTGTCAAGGAAATTAGCGTTAATTAAATACAGGGCAGATGAAAGACTCTAGTAAGCAATAAGGATAATGAAATCCTGATGCAGGCCCCTCCACCCTTTTCCTGTACAACGGGACTGAGTGTGATCAAAGAAAAGCAAGTGGCTGGGCCATTTAGTCAAGGGAATCCTGATACACGGCCCACCTAACATGAGCTGCTGCTAAcactttcagattcttaaaacttttgggggggcagagatAGGAGGGTGGGAGTAGTGAGAGAGGGATGGGAGGTGGTGTCAGAGCAGTGCCAGAAAGTTGGGGGAGGGTTCAAGTTGGGGGCTCTGCCCTTTTGCCAACCTTTGATTGTTAGGGTTGTGCTCTGGCATAGCTACTGAGGGGCCAGCCCACCACAGGACAGCAGCCTTTACAAGTGTCAGGACCCATCCCACATGCTGTTTTTGAAAACCCAATTTGATGGTTAGAGCTTGGATGAAAAACTGGGATTCCAAAGATGTAATTATACTAATTTTCTATGATCCTTCCATGAACAAGGGATTGTCCTCAGAGACCTTTGCTTTCTGGGTGCACAGAAGCACTGACAGAATCATAAGGGAGAAAATTTAGGCACCTTCTTGAAATTCTTCAGTCAACCAGAACCAATGGAGGCCACCAGGGCAGAGGCTGACTCTTTCAGACCTTGAAACCGAAGTCCGAACAGATCCAAAGGTCTAGCCTCAAGGGCTTCCTTAAGCAGAGGACATTGCAGACAAATCCGTACTTGTGGGCGCTGGGAGTGAAGGTCTGACAGATCAGATACCAAAAAGCAAGTGGCCTTCTCCCAGACACttcaggtacagtaactcctcacttgaagtcgtcctggttaatgttgttcaattagagaacatgctcgtttaaagttgtgcaatgttcccttataactctgtttggcagctgcctgctttgtccactgcttgcagaaagagcagcccattggagctagctggtgggggcttggaaccaggataGACCGGCAGCCccactatcagctccccgctcccctataTTCCCTGTGCAGCAACTGCCCAGCAgactatcaattgctggcagttcagctgtccctccccccactgccatgtgctgctcttgccttctgccttggagctgctcccgggagtctcctgcttgctggggggggggggggaaagactgtCAGGGtgtgcccctctcccctgccccccacttaccccatctccatagagaaaggggtgggggggacagagggagcttgctcaCAGCAGCTGCTCTCAACTTGCTGATCAACTTAAAagggggcaatgcacatctctctctcacacagggtgtctgccatgctgtctcccctctctccatttgttctgccttgtagagtgtgaggctacattaacaacgttaacccttgagggctcagcggagtactagttcatcatttagcagtaagccattccctgggaaatatcccactttctgactccaccacctcaaccaagcttcacaatcatcattgctgtgtacagtattaaattgtttgtttaaaacttatactgtgtgtgtgtgtgtatatatatgtatatgtatatatatgtataatgtatgtgtatatatataaaaaaatagtcttttgtctggtgaaaaaagtttccctggaacctaaaccccaccccccatttacattaattcttatggggaaattggattcgcttaacatcgtttcacttagtcacattttcaggaacataactacaacattaagcaaggagttactgtactgtacaTGGGTGTCTGATACTAGGAATACTGCTGG
Proteins encoded:
- the POLR3K gene encoding DNA-directed RNA polymerase III subunit RPC10, producing the protein MLLFCPACGNVLVAEEGARCHRFACTTCPYVRNVTRKVSSRKYPKLKEVDDVLGGAAAWENVDSTAEPCPKCEHPRAYFMQIQTRSADEPMTTFYKCCNAQCGHRWRD
- the SNRNP25 gene encoding U11/U12 small nuclear ribonucleoprotein 25 kDa protein, coding for MAEPGPEEEELAHAEVLELFQEGLARLVQDPLLCDLPVQVTVEEINSQIALEYGQAMTVRVCKADEEVMPVVVVQNASVLDLKKAIQRYVQLKQEREGGIQQISWTYVWRTYHLTFAGEKMTDDKKKLREYGIRNRDEVCFIKKLRK